A genomic stretch from Enterobacter oligotrophicus includes:
- the tsaA gene encoding tRNA (N6-threonylcarbamoyladenosine(37)-N6)-methyltransferase TrmO — translation MSSFQFGQIGVIRSPYKEKFAVPRQPGLVTSGGGELHLIAPYNQADAVRGLEAFSHLWVVFVFHQTMEGGWRPTVRPPRLGGNARMGVFATRSTFRPNPIGMSLVELKGIRCQKDQVILELGSLDLVDGTPVIDIKPYLPFAEALPDARASYAQEAPPADMPVSFTPELTAHISQLEKRYPRLRDFIVDVLAQDPRPAYRKEEEAGKTYAVWLLDFNVRWRVTEAGFEVFALEPR, via the coding sequence ATGAGTTCATTTCAGTTCGGGCAGATTGGCGTTATCCGCTCCCCTTATAAAGAGAAGTTCGCCGTCCCGCGCCAGCCTGGCCTGGTCACAAGCGGCGGCGGCGAGCTTCACTTGATCGCGCCTTACAATCAGGCCGATGCGGTACGCGGGCTGGAAGCGTTCAGCCACCTGTGGGTTGTCTTTGTGTTTCACCAGACAATGGAAGGCGGCTGGCGACCAACCGTGCGCCCTCCTCGTCTGGGGGGCAACGCCCGAATGGGTGTGTTCGCGACCCGCTCAACCTTCCGTCCAAACCCAATCGGTATGTCGCTGGTCGAGCTGAAAGGCATACGTTGCCAGAAGGACCAGGTGATACTGGAGTTAGGTAGCCTTGACCTGGTAGACGGCACGCCGGTGATCGATATCAAGCCGTATTTACCCTTCGCTGAAGCGCTACCGGATGCCCGCGCCAGCTACGCTCAGGAAGCACCGCCGGCTGATATGCCCGTTTCTTTCACACCTGAATTAACAGCACATATCAGCCAACTGGAAAAACGTTATCCCCGCTTGCGGGACTTTATCGTTGACGTTCTGGCTCAGGACCCCCGTCCAGCCTACCGTAAAGAAGAGGAAGCCGGGAAAACGTACGCCGTCTGGCTGCTGGATTTTAACGTTCGCTGGCGCGTGACAGAGGCGGGTTTTGAAGTCTTTGCCCTGGAACCCAGGTAA
- the rcsF gene encoding Rcs stress response system protein RcsF: protein MRALPICLLALMLSGCSMLSRSPVEPVQSTATPPKAEPAKPKAPRPAPVRIITKADDLVGKPFRELGEVSGESCQATNQDSPPNIPTARKRMQINASKMKANAVLLHSCEVTSGTPGCYRQAVCIGSALNITAK, encoded by the coding sequence ATGCGTGCTTTACCGATCTGTCTTTTAGCACTCATGCTGAGCGGCTGTTCTATGCTAAGCAGATCTCCTGTTGAACCTGTTCAAAGCACTGCAACCCCGCCAAAAGCGGAGCCAGCAAAACCGAAAGCGCCTCGTCCTGCGCCGGTACGTATTATTACTAAGGCCGACGATCTCGTGGGCAAACCATTCCGTGAACTGGGTGAAGTGAGCGGCGAATCCTGCCAGGCAACGAATCAGGACTCCCCACCGAACATCCCGACAGCCCGTAAACGTATGCAGATTAACGCGTCAAAAATGAAAGCCAATGCGGTACTGCTGCACAGCTGCGAAGTCACCAGCGGTACACCGGGCTGCTACCGTCAGGCGGTTTGCATCGGTTCTGCGCTTAACATTACGGCGAAATGA
- the metQ gene encoding methionine ABC transporter substrate-binding lipoprotein MetQ, with the protein MAFKLKTFAAVGALIGSLALVGCGQDEKDPNHIKVGVIVGAEQQVAEVAQKVAKEKYGLDVELVTFNDYVLPNEALSKGDIDANAFQHKPYLDQQIKDRGYKLVGVGNTFVYPIAGYSKKIKSLDELQPGSQVAVPNDPTNLGRSLLLLQKVGLIKLKEGVGLLPTVLDVTENPKNLKIVELEAPQLPRSLDDAQIALAVINTTYASQIGLTPAKDGIFVEDKDSPYVNLIVTREDNKDAENVKKFVQAYQSDEVYQEANKVFNGGAVKGW; encoded by the coding sequence ATGGCGTTTAAATTAAAGACCTTTGCAGCGGTAGGCGCGCTGATCGGCTCTCTGGCACTGGTGGGTTGCGGTCAGGACGAAAAAGATCCAAACCACATTAAAGTGGGCGTTATTGTGGGCGCAGAACAGCAGGTTGCTGAAGTGGCTCAGAAAGTGGCGAAAGAGAAATATGGCCTGGACGTTGAGCTGGTCACTTTCAATGATTACGTTCTGCCGAACGAAGCGCTGAGCAAAGGCGATATCGACGCCAACGCCTTCCAGCACAAACCATATCTGGATCAGCAGATCAAAGATCGCGGCTACAAGCTGGTTGGCGTGGGTAACACCTTTGTTTACCCAATTGCCGGTTACTCCAAAAAAATCAAATCGCTGGACGAACTGCAGCCGGGCTCTCAGGTCGCTGTGCCTAACGATCCAACCAACCTCGGCCGTTCCCTGCTGCTGCTGCAGAAAGTGGGCCTGATCAAACTGAAAGAGGGTGTTGGCCTGCTGCCGACCGTTCTGGACGTCACCGAGAATCCGAAAAATCTGAAAATTGTCGAACTGGAAGCGCCACAGCTGCCACGTTCTCTTGACGATGCGCAGATTGCCCTGGCGGTTATCAACACCACTTATGCCAGCCAGATTGGTCTGACGCCAGCGAAAGACGGCATCTTCGTTGAAGACAAAGACTCCCCGTACGTCAACCTGATCGTGACTCGCGAAGACAATAAAGACGCAGAGAACGTGAAAAAATTCGTTCAGGCGTATCAGTCTGACGAAGTGTACCAGGAAGCCAACAAGGTGTTTAACGGCGGCGCTGTTAAAGGCTGGTAA
- a CDS encoding methionine ABC transporter permease MetI produces the protein MSEPMMWLLVRGVWETLAMTFVSGFFGFVIGLPVGVLLYVTRPGQIIENAKLYRTLSALVNIFRSIPFIILLVWMIPFTRVIVGTSIGLQAAIVPLTVGAAPFIARMVENALLEIPTGLIEASRAMGATPMQIVRKVLLPEALPGLVNAATITLITLVGYSAMGGAVGAGGLGQIGYQYGYIGYNATVMNTVLVLLVVLVYLIQFSGDRIVRAVTHK, from the coding sequence ATGTCTGAGCCGATGATGTGGCTACTGGTTCGCGGCGTATGGGAAACGCTGGCAATGACCTTCGTATCGGGTTTCTTTGGTTTCGTGATTGGCCTGCCGGTCGGCGTACTGCTGTACGTAACGCGTCCAGGTCAAATCATTGAGAACGCGAAGCTGTATCGCACGCTCTCTGCGCTGGTGAACATCTTCCGCTCTATCCCGTTTATTATTCTGCTGGTATGGATGATTCCATTTACCCGCGTGATCGTTGGCACCTCCATTGGTTTGCAGGCGGCCATCGTTCCGCTGACCGTCGGTGCTGCGCCGTTTATCGCCCGTATGGTGGAGAACGCTCTGCTGGAAATTCCAACCGGTCTGATCGAAGCCTCCCGCGCGATGGGTGCCACGCCGATGCAGATCGTGCGTAAAGTTCTGCTTCCTGAAGCGCTGCCGGGCCTGGTGAATGCGGCAACCATCACCCTTATTACTCTGGTCGGTTATTCCGCAATGGGTGGTGCGGTCGGCGCAGGTGGTTTAGGGCAGATTGGTTACCAGTACGGCTATATTGGTTATAACGCTACCGTAATGAATACCGTTCTGGTATTGCTGGTTGTTCTGGTTTATTTAATCCAGTTCTCTGGCGATCGCATCGTCCGGGCAGTTACTCACAAATAA
- the metN gene encoding methionine ABC transporter ATP-binding protein MetN, translating to MIKLSNITKVFQQGNRTIQALNNVSLHVPAGQIYGVIGASGAGKSTLIRCVNLLERPTQGSVEVGGQELTALSEKELTKARRQIGMIFQHFNLLASRTVFGNVALPLELDNTPKEEVKRRVTELLDLVGLGDKHDSYPANLSGGQKQRVAIARALASNPKVLLCDEATSALDPATTRSILELLKDINRRLGLTILLITHEMDVVKRICDCVAVISNGELIEQDTVSEVFSHPKTPLAQQFIQSTLHLDIPEDYLERLKTEATADSVPMLRMEFTGQSVDAPLLSETARRFNVNNNIISAQMDYAGGVKFGIMLTEMHGTQEETQAAIAWLQEHHVKVEVLGYV from the coding sequence ATGATTAAACTTTCCAATATCACCAAAGTGTTCCAGCAGGGGAACCGAACCATTCAGGCGCTGAACAATGTCAGCCTGCATGTTCCTGCGGGTCAAATTTATGGCGTCATTGGCGCATCGGGTGCTGGTAAAAGTACGCTGATCCGTTGTGTTAACCTGCTTGAGCGCCCAACCCAGGGTAGCGTGGAAGTTGGCGGACAAGAGCTTACCGCCCTCTCAGAAAAAGAACTCACTAAAGCGCGTCGCCAGATCGGCATGATCTTCCAGCACTTTAACCTGCTGGCTTCCCGCACCGTGTTCGGCAACGTCGCCTTACCGCTGGAGCTGGACAACACGCCTAAAGAAGAAGTTAAGCGTCGCGTAACTGAATTGCTGGACCTCGTAGGTCTGGGTGATAAGCATGATAGTTACCCGGCGAATCTGTCCGGTGGACAAAAGCAGCGTGTGGCTATCGCCCGTGCGCTGGCCAGTAATCCAAAAGTGCTGCTGTGCGATGAAGCCACCAGCGCGTTAGATCCGGCCACGACACGTTCTATTCTGGAATTGCTGAAGGACATTAACCGTCGCCTGGGCCTGACCATCCTCCTTATTACGCATGAAATGGATGTGGTGAAACGCATCTGCGATTGTGTGGCGGTGATCAGCAACGGCGAACTGATCGAGCAGGACACGGTAAGTGAGGTGTTCTCGCACCCGAAGACCCCGCTGGCACAGCAGTTTATTCAGTCCACGCTGCATCTGGATATTCCGGAAGATTATCTGGAACGTTTGAAAACAGAAGCGACAGCAGACAGCGTCCCGATGCTGCGCATGGAGTTCACCGGCCAGTCCGTCGACGCACCGCTGCTTTCCGAAACCGCGCGTCGCTTTAACGTGAACAACAACATCATCAGCGCGCAGATGGATTACGCCGGTGGCGTGAAGTTCGGCATCATGCTGACGGAAATGCACGGCACACAAGAAGAAACCCAGGCGGCGATTGCCTGGCTGCAAGAACATCACGTAAAAGTAGAGGTACTGGGTTATGTCTGA
- the gmhB gene encoding D-glycero-beta-D-manno-heptose 1,7-bisphosphate 7-phosphatase: protein MAKSVPAIFLDRDGTINVDHGYVHEIDEFEFIEGVIDAMRQLKEMGYALVVVTNQSGIARGKFTEAQFETLTEWMDWSLADRGVDLDGIYYCPHHPQGTVEEYRQTCDCRKPHPGMFISAQEFLHIDMAASYMVGDKLEDMQAATAAGVGTKILVRTGKPVTPEAENAADWVINSLAELPQEIKKHQK from the coding sequence GTGGCAAAATCAGTACCCGCAATTTTTCTCGATCGTGATGGCACTATTAATGTGGATCACGGTTACGTTCATGAGATTGATGAATTTGAGTTTATCGAAGGCGTAATAGATGCCATGCGCCAGTTGAAAGAGATGGGTTATGCACTGGTGGTTGTGACTAACCAGTCCGGTATTGCGCGTGGCAAGTTCACTGAAGCACAGTTTGAAACCCTGACAGAATGGATGGACTGGTCACTGGCCGATCGTGGTGTTGATCTCGATGGCATCTACTATTGCCCGCATCACCCGCAAGGAACAGTAGAAGAGTATCGTCAGACCTGTGACTGCCGTAAGCCACATCCGGGCATGTTTATTTCTGCGCAGGAGTTCCTGCACATTGATATGGCCGCTTCTTATATGGTGGGTGACAAGCTGGAAGATATGCAGGCGGCAACCGCGGCTGGCGTAGGGACCAAAATACTCGTTCGCACCGGTAAGCCAGTGACGCCAGAAGCAGAGAATGCTGCGGATTGGGTGATTAATAGCCTGGCAGAGCTGCCCCAGGAGATTAAAAAGCACCAAAAATAG
- the dkgB gene encoding 2,5-didehydrogluconate reductase DkgB gives MAIPAFGLGTFRLKDDIVIASVKTALELGYRAVDTAQIYENEAAVGQAIEESGVPRDELFVTTKIWIENLSKDKLIPGLKESLKKLRTDYVDLTLIHWPSPNEAVSVEEFMQALLEAKEQGLTREIGISNFTIPLMQKAIAAVGAENIATNQIELSPYLQNRKVVDWAKQHGIHITSYMTLAYGKALKDDVIVRIAEKHNATAAQVILAWAMGEGYAVIPSSTKRENLASNLLAKDLQLDDEDKKAIAALDCNDRLVSPEGLAPDWD, from the coding sequence ATGGCTATCCCTGCATTTGGTCTGGGCACTTTCCGCCTGAAAGACGACATTGTTATCGCATCTGTTAAAACCGCACTTGAGCTTGGCTATCGCGCTGTTGATACGGCACAGATATATGAAAATGAAGCTGCCGTCGGGCAGGCAATCGAAGAGAGCGGTGTACCACGTGACGAACTCTTCGTCACAACCAAAATCTGGATCGAGAACCTTAGCAAAGACAAGCTGATCCCAGGCCTGAAAGAGAGCCTGAAAAAGCTACGCACCGATTACGTGGATCTCACCCTGATCCACTGGCCATCACCAAACGAAGCAGTTTCTGTGGAAGAGTTTATGCAGGCATTGCTCGAAGCAAAAGAGCAGGGTTTAACGCGTGAAATCGGTATTTCCAATTTCACCATCCCGCTGATGCAAAAGGCGATTGCCGCCGTCGGCGCAGAAAACATTGCGACCAACCAGATTGAACTCTCCCCCTATCTGCAAAACCGCAAAGTGGTGGACTGGGCAAAACAGCATGGTATTCACATCACCTCCTATATGACGCTGGCCTATGGTAAGGCTTTGAAAGATGACGTGATTGTTCGTATCGCAGAGAAACATAACGCGACGGCCGCACAGGTGATTCTGGCATGGGCAATGGGTGAAGGTTATGCAGTTATCCCATCCTCAACCAAACGTGAAAATCTGGCCAGCAACCTGTTAGCCAAAGATCTTCAACTGGATGACGAAGACAAAAAAGCGATCGCTGCACTGGATTGTAACGATCGCCTGGTAAGCCCGGAAGGGTTAGCACCAGACTGGGATTAA
- the yafC gene encoding DNA-binding transcriptional regulator YafC — protein sequence MRATSEELTIFVAVVESGSFSRAAEQLGQANSAISRSVKKLEMKLGVSLLNRTTRQLSLTEEGERYFRRVQSVLQEMAAAETEIMESRSTPRGLLRIDAATPVVLHFLMPLIKPFRERYPEITLSLVSSETFINLIERKVDVAIRAGTLTDSSLRARPLFTSYRKIIASPQYIARSGKPETVEELKQHMCLGFTEPVSLNTWPVACHDGQLHEISCGLSSNSGETLKQLCLEGNGIACLSDYMIDKEIARGELVELMADKRLPVEMPFSAVYYSDRAVSTRIRAFIDFLSEHVKTAPEGAV from the coding sequence ATGAGAGCGACGTCGGAAGAGCTGACAATCTTTGTCGCCGTGGTCGAAAGCGGCAGTTTTAGCCGCGCTGCCGAACAACTGGGACAGGCTAATTCTGCTATCAGCCGCTCGGTGAAAAAACTGGAGATGAAGCTGGGCGTGAGCCTTCTTAACAGAACCACCCGGCAGCTCAGTCTGACAGAAGAAGGCGAGCGGTATTTCCGCCGGGTACAGTCGGTTCTGCAGGAAATGGCTGCAGCAGAGACGGAGATAATGGAATCACGTAGCACACCGCGCGGATTGCTGCGAATTGATGCGGCTACCCCTGTCGTGCTGCACTTCCTGATGCCGCTGATTAAACCATTTCGTGAGCGATATCCTGAGATCACTCTTTCACTGGTCTCTTCTGAAACGTTCATCAACCTGATAGAACGGAAAGTTGATGTGGCAATTCGGGCGGGAACCTTAACAGATTCGAGCTTACGCGCTCGCCCACTCTTCACCAGCTATCGCAAGATCATCGCCTCGCCGCAGTACATCGCGCGGTCTGGAAAGCCTGAAACGGTCGAAGAGCTAAAGCAGCATATGTGTCTGGGCTTTACGGAACCCGTCTCGCTGAATACCTGGCCAGTCGCTTGCCATGATGGTCAGCTTCATGAAATCAGCTGTGGGTTATCATCTAACAGTGGTGAAACACTGAAGCAATTATGTCTGGAAGGAAATGGGATAGCGTGTCTATCTGACTATATGATCGATAAGGAAATTGCGCGTGGCGAACTTGTTGAGCTGATGGCGGATAAACGTCTGCCGGTTGAGATGCCTTTTAGCGCAGTGTATTACAGCGACAGAGCGGTAAGTACGCGCATACGTGCCTTTATCGACTTCCTTAGCGAGCATGTAAAAACAGCTCCCGAAGGAGCTGTGTGA
- a CDS encoding endonuclease/exonuclease/phosphatase family protein, giving the protein MRKNTYAMRYVAGLPAERILPPGSFASLSQALPAGTPLSSDEKIRVLVWNIFKQQRAEWLSVLKNFGKDAHLVLLQEAQTTPELVRFATTNYLAADQVPAFVLPQHPSGVMTLSAAHPVYCCPLREREPILRLAKSALVTVYPLPDTRLLMVVNIHAVNFSLGVDVYSKQLLPIGDQIAHHSGPIIMAGDFNAWSRPRMNALYRFAREMSLREVRFNDDQRKKAFGRPLDFVFYRGLSVHDASVLVTRASDHNPLLVEFSPGKPDK; this is encoded by the coding sequence GTGCGAAAAAATACCTATGCCATGCGTTATGTTGCCGGACTGCCTGCGGAGAGGATCTTGCCTCCGGGGTCGTTTGCGAGCCTTAGCCAGGCATTGCCCGCCGGCACACCTTTAAGCAGTGATGAAAAAATTCGTGTGCTGGTGTGGAATATCTTTAAGCAACAGCGCGCTGAGTGGTTATCGGTGCTGAAGAATTTTGGTAAGGACGCTCATCTTGTTCTGTTGCAGGAGGCGCAAACGACGCCTGAGCTGGTCCGGTTTGCAACCACTAACTATCTTGCCGCCGATCAGGTGCCTGCGTTTGTCTTACCGCAGCATCCTTCTGGTGTGATGACCCTTTCTGCCGCACATCCGGTTTATTGCTGCCCGCTGCGGGAGCGTGAGCCGATCCTGCGTCTCGCAAAATCGGCGCTGGTGACGGTCTATCCGTTGCCGGATACACGTCTGCTTATGGTGGTAAATATCCATGCAGTAAACTTCAGTCTGGGTGTGGATGTTTATAGTAAGCAGTTACTTCCAATTGGTGACCAGATTGCCCATCACAGCGGGCCAATCATTATGGCCGGGGATTTTAATGCCTGGAGCCGTCCGCGCATGAATGCGCTGTATCGTTTTGCGCGTGAAATGTCGCTGCGAGAAGTCCGTTTTAATGATGACCAGCGGAAAAAAGCGTTTGGCCGTCCTCTCGATTTTGTTTTCTATCGTGGTTTAAGTGTGCACGACGCCTCCGTCCTGGTGACGCGCGCCTCCGATCACAATCCGCTACTCGTTGAATTCAGTCCCGGCAAACCTGATAAGTAA
- a CDS encoding class I SAM-dependent methyltransferase, whose translation MTTTTHSHHDNVEKQFGSQASAYLNSAVHASGRDLVRLGERLAAFPQAHVLDLGCGAGHASFTAAQQVAQVTAYDLSSQMLEVVAGAAKAKGLTNVDTRQGYAESLPFGDASFDVVISRYSAHHWHDVGQALREVKRVLKPGGIVIIMDVMSPGHPVRDIWLQTVEALRDTSHVQNYSSGAWLTLMTEAGLISRSLTTDRLPLEFSSWIARMRTPDALSQAIRMYQESASTEVKAYFELQEDGSFTSDTIMVEAQKAG comes from the coding sequence ATGACGACAACAACACATTCCCATCATGACAACGTAGAAAAACAGTTTGGCTCTCAGGCAAGCGCTTATCTGAATAGCGCCGTGCATGCTTCTGGTCGTGACCTGGTTCGCCTCGGCGAGCGTCTGGCTGCCTTCCCACAGGCGCACGTGCTGGATTTAGGCTGTGGTGCCGGGCACGCGAGCTTTACAGCTGCGCAGCAGGTGGCTCAGGTTACTGCGTATGACTTATCCAGCCAGATGCTGGAGGTCGTTGCCGGGGCCGCAAAAGCCAAAGGGCTGACCAATGTCGATACGCGTCAGGGCTATGCCGAATCCTTACCCTTCGGGGATGCATCATTTGACGTTGTCATCAGCCGTTACTCCGCGCACCACTGGCATGATGTCGGCCAGGCATTACGAGAAGTAAAACGCGTGCTGAAGCCTGGCGGGATCGTCATCATCATGGATGTCATGTCTCCTGGCCATCCGGTGCGGGATATCTGGCTGCAGACGGTTGAGGCGCTGCGTGACACCTCACATGTACAAAACTATTCCAGCGGGGCATGGTTAACCTTGATGACCGAGGCGGGCTTGATCTCACGTTCATTAACAACGGATCGCTTGCCGCTGGAGTTCAGCTCATGGATCGCACGTATGCGGACGCCGGATGCGTTAAGCCAGGCCATTCGGATGTATCAGGAAAGCGCTTCTACAGAAGTGAAGGCTTACTTTGAGTTGCAGGAGGATGGTTCATTTACCAGCGACACCATCATGGTTGAAGCGCAAAAAGCAGGGTAA
- the mltD gene encoding murein transglycosylase D has protein sequence MKAKAILLASVLLVGCQSQNGSNVPQHAQSLSAAGQGEAGKFTSSARWMDDGTSFAQDQDLWASIGDELKMGIPENTRIREQKQKYLRNKSYLHDVTLRAEPYMYWIAGQVKKRNMPMELVLLPIVESAFDPHATSGANAAGIWQIIPSTGRNYGLKQTRSYDARRDVVASTTAALDMMQRLNKMFDGDWLLTVAAYNSGEGRVLKAMKANKARGKSTDFWSLSLPQETKVYVPKMLALSDILKNSKRYGVQLPTPDESRALARVRLSSPVDIQQVADMTGMSVSKLKTFNAGVKGSTLGASGPQYVMVPQKHAEQLRESLASGEIAAVQSTLIADASSVSSRSYKVRSGDTLSGIAARLGVTAKDLQQWNNLRSSGLKVGQTLTVGAGSSAQRLARNSDSITYRVRKGDSLSSIAKRHGVNIKDVMRWNNDTDNLQPGDQLTLFVKNSATPDS, from the coding sequence ATGAAGGCAAAAGCGATCTTACTCGCCTCTGTCCTGCTTGTGGGTTGCCAGTCGCAAAACGGCAGCAACGTACCGCAGCATGCACAGAGCCTTTCTGCAGCTGGTCAAGGGGAAGCAGGGAAGTTTACAAGTTCGGCACGCTGGATGGACGATGGGACATCTTTCGCGCAGGATCAGGACTTGTGGGCCTCTATTGGCGACGAGCTAAAGATGGGAATTCCGGAAAATACCCGGATTCGCGAACAGAAACAGAAGTATTTGAGAAATAAGAGCTATCTCCACGATGTAACATTACGGGCAGAGCCGTATATGTACTGGATAGCCGGGCAAGTTAAAAAACGTAACATGCCTATGGAACTGGTACTACTACCCATAGTGGAGAGCGCTTTTGACCCACACGCGACGTCTGGTGCCAATGCCGCAGGCATTTGGCAGATCATTCCGAGCACAGGGCGCAATTATGGTTTGAAACAGACCCGCAGCTATGATGCGCGTCGTGATGTTGTCGCTTCCACGACAGCCGCTCTCGACATGATGCAACGTCTTAACAAGATGTTTGACGGCGACTGGTTGTTAACTGTCGCAGCGTATAACAGCGGCGAAGGTCGTGTACTGAAGGCAATGAAAGCGAATAAAGCGCGTGGTAAATCCACCGACTTCTGGTCGCTCTCACTGCCACAGGAAACGAAGGTTTACGTACCGAAGATGCTGGCATTGAGTGATATTCTCAAGAACAGCAAGCGTTACGGTGTACAACTGCCAACACCAGACGAAAGTCGTGCACTGGCGCGTGTTCGCCTCAGCAGCCCGGTTGATATTCAACAGGTTGCCGATATGACGGGTATGTCGGTAAGTAAACTGAAAACCTTTAATGCAGGCGTTAAAGGCTCAACGCTGGGGGCAAGTGGCCCGCAGTATGTCATGGTTCCGCAGAAACATGCTGAACAGTTACGTGAGTCTTTAGCTTCTGGTGAGATTGCAGCCGTTCAGTCAACACTGATCGCGGATGCTTCATCAGTAAGCAGTCGCAGCTATAAGGTTCGTTCAGGTGATACGCTTTCGGGTATTGCTGCGCGTCTAGGCGTGACGGCGAAAGATCTGCAGCAGTGGAATAACCTGCGCAGCTCCGGCCTGAAAGTGGGTCAAACTTTGACGGTGGGTGCGGGTAGCAGCGCACAGCGTCTCGCCAGAAACAGCGATAGTATTACCTATCGTGTTCGTAAAGGTGATTCGCTGTCCAGTATCGCAAAACGTCACGGCGTGAACATTAAAGATGTGATGCGCTGGAATAATGATACTGACAATCTGCAACCAGGCGACCAGCTAACACTGTTTGTGAAAAACAGCGCTACGCCAGACTCCTGA
- the gloB gene encoding hydroxyacylglutathione hydrolase, producing MNLISISAFEDNYIWVLVDDDRRCIIVDPGESAPILRAIKENGWQPEAILLTHHHNDHLGGVPDLLAQFPHLVVYGPKETQNKGTTQVVEEGENVFILGYEFSVIATPGHTSGHICFYSKPYLFCGDTLFSGGCGRLFEGSPAQMYQSLQKINALPDDTVICCAHEYTLGNMKFAASLLPDDLAIQDYYQKVKELRAKNQNTLPVILKNERKINVFLRTDDTDLINKISQETNLQQPEERFAWLRSKKDNFR from the coding sequence ATGAATCTTATCAGTATTTCTGCCTTTGAGGACAATTACATCTGGGTTTTAGTCGATGACGATCGCAGATGCATTATTGTTGATCCCGGCGAATCTGCACCGATCCTGCGCGCTATTAAGGAAAATGGCTGGCAGCCGGAAGCCATCCTCTTGACCCATCATCATAACGATCATTTAGGTGGAGTCCCTGACCTGCTTGCACAATTCCCGCATCTGGTCGTTTATGGACCGAAAGAGACACAAAATAAGGGTACAACGCAAGTAGTCGAAGAAGGCGAAAATGTCTTCATACTGGGTTACGAATTTTCCGTAATTGCTACGCCAGGTCACACTTCAGGACATATTTGTTTCTACAGCAAACCTTATCTGTTTTGCGGCGATACGTTGTTCTCAGGCGGCTGTGGAAGACTCTTTGAAGGCAGCCCTGCACAGATGTACCAATCTTTACAAAAGATTAATGCATTGCCTGATGATACCGTCATATGTTGCGCACATGAGTATACATTAGGAAATATGAAGTTTGCTGCAAGCCTCTTACCGGACGATCTGGCGATTCAGGATTATTATCAGAAAGTTAAGGAGTTACGTGCAAAAAACCAAAATACACTGCCCGTAATTCTGAAAAATGAGCGTAAAATTAATGTATTTTTACGAACGGATGACACTGATTTAATTAATAAAATTAGCCAAGAAACAAATTTGCAACAACCAGAGGAGCGATTTGCATGGTTAAGGTCAAAGAAAGATAACTTCAGATAA
- a CDS encoding class I SAM-dependent methyltransferase gives MKPARIPQTVAAPERWAELPWGEYYREALEQQLKPWLAKMYGFHLLKIGNLSAEINTESCAISHQVNVSLNGLPVQVKADPLHLPFAEKSVDACLLAHTLPWCSDPHRLLREADRVLIDDGWLVLSGFNPLSLMGLRKLVPVLRRTPPYNSRMFTMMRQLDWLSLLNFEVLGYGSFQVLPWSRQGGVLLSTHLPALGCMQFIVARKRTIPLTLNPMKQSKSKTRIRQTVGATRQFREP, from the coding sequence ATGAAACCGGCAAGGATACCTCAGACTGTCGCAGCACCGGAACGTTGGGCAGAATTGCCCTGGGGTGAATACTATCGCGAAGCGTTAGAACAACAGCTTAAACCCTGGCTCGCAAAAATGTATGGGTTTCACCTGCTTAAGATTGGCAATCTCAGCGCGGAAATCAATACCGAAAGCTGCGCTATCTCTCATCAGGTTAATGTCTCTCTCAACGGTTTACCCGTTCAGGTAAAAGCTGACCCACTGCATTTGCCTTTTGCTGAAAAATCCGTTGATGCCTGTCTGCTCGCGCATACTTTGCCCTGGTGCAGCGATCCCCATCGTCTGCTACGCGAGGCCGATCGCGTTCTGATCGATGACGGCTGGCTGGTGCTGAGCGGTTTCAATCCGCTGAGCCTGATGGGGCTGCGCAAGCTGGTGCCAGTGTTGCGCCGCACGCCACCTTACAACAGCCGCATGTTCACGATGATGCGCCAGCTGGACTGGCTTTCACTGCTGAATTTTGAAGTGCTCGGCTACGGTAGTTTCCAGGTGCTGCCCTGGTCGCGGCAGGGCGGCGTCTTGCTGAGTACCCATTTGCCAGCGTTAGGATGTATGCAGTTTATTGTGGCGCGTAAGCGGACGATCCCCCTTACGCTTAACCCAATGAAGCAAAGCAAATCGAAAACGCGGATTCGTCAGACGGTGGGGGCCACCCGGCAGTTCAGAGAACCCTGA